The following coding sequences lie in one Apium graveolens cultivar Ventura chromosome 1, ASM990537v1, whole genome shotgun sequence genomic window:
- the LOC141706680 gene encoding uncharacterized protein LOC141706680 has product MEVESIDNKVAFGVVIDERDGMSRSVHGVPLEPGFFHVGLDGSIQDNALVHVPVVGEIETVQQAIGSHLAWPKDMIIYTSSTGSVKKKNAQNVSEVPRMHNVFNFVKPKDNVPHRFRLLYKFASTVMKGSGNSIPVPFDFQIFGIERTIYLLHENVLELLEFKMIGQPAISTYMAYLYSVFRDTP; this is encoded by the exons ATGGAAGTGGAGAGCATTGATAACAAGGTAGCTTTTGGTGTTGTTATTGATGAGAGAGATGGAATGAGTAGATCGGTTCATGGAGTGCCTCTAGAACCAGGATTTTTTCATGTTGGGTTGGACGGAAGCATTCAGGACAATGCTTTGGTGCATGTTCCTGTGGTTGGTGAGATAGAAACCGTCCAGCAAGCCATTGGTTCTCATTTAGCATGGCCCAAAGACATGATCATATACACCTCCAGTACTGGTTCCGTG AAAAAGAAAAATGCGCAGAATGTGAGTGAGGTGCCGAGAATGCATAATGTATTTAATTTTGTGAAGCCAAAGGACAATGTGCCTCATCGCTTTAGGCTGTTGTACAAATTTGCATCGACAGTGATGAAGGGAAGTGGAAACTCGATACCGGTTCCGTTTGATTTTCAAATCTTTGGAATTGAAAGAACTATATATTTACTTCATGAGAACGTACTTGAATTGCTAGAATTTAAAATGATTGGGCAGCCTGCTATATCAACATACATGGC gTATTTGTATTCAGTATTTCGGGATACGCCGTAG